A single region of the Silene latifolia isolate original U9 population chromosome 8, ASM4854445v1, whole genome shotgun sequence genome encodes:
- the LOC141594675 gene encoding putative F-box/LRR-repeat protein At5g02930: MKSRPQKRTRSSEDDSDRDRLSELPDDVVVRILACMPIIDAVRTVLIRPFGNLWTFIPTLNIDMIEYQKTSTTNQLGWFCYFVRHVLMLHQSLSIDRFHLCVKFYSNAQRDEVADDIRMWFRFAFSRQAKEIRFYDQSNYDPTYITIFPRFASEFLVTLNLDYCRIEGEIQVKLGSLKKLSLNHVSMTHENFQRFISGCPSLQKLVIVNIFSLRKSFLRQVLTVSLNFLNLETLYLRFDIRHLDVTDNPPVRDIYIKYLNLSTRDNPVCTMNNMLLMGKFQGVEVLRLSPNASKLFLLTIQKLKLLQNRWKRIVLELDDFCKGCLSGFRNLVRSSKYLEDITIYTTEDFKARIDLQKDEVSCPSVLPQVKTITVHCHGICWKNQLQLLEVLLKSATVLDELVIVPMKHLLGEAEELEFFKHVSSFGLIPLILKE; encoded by the exons ATGAAATCAAGGCCCCAAAAGCGTACCCGTTCTTCAGAGGATGATTCCGACCGAGATAGGTTAAGTGAACTACCAGATGATGTCGTTGTGCGCATTCTTGCGTGCATGCCTATTATTGATGCTGTTAGAACTGTTTTAATTCGTCCATTCGGAAACCTTTGGACCTTTATTCCTACTCTTAACATTGACATGATTGAATACCAAAAAACAAGTACTACCAATCAGCTTGGGTGGTTCTGTTATTTCGTCCGCCATGTTTTGATGCTTCACCAAAGCCTCTCCATTGATAGATTCCATCTTTGTGTAAAGTTCTACTCTAATGCGCAACGAGACGAGGTTGCTGACGATATAAGAATGTGGTTTAGGTTTGCATTTAGTAGACAAGCAAAAGAAATCAGATTTTATGATCAATCCAACTACGATCCTACTTACATTACAATTTTTCCTAGGTTCGCAAGTGAATTTCTTGTTACACTTAATCTCGATTATTGCAGAATCGAGGGAGAAATTCAAGTCAAGTTGGGATCGCTAAAGAAGTTGTCACTTAACCATGTTAGTATGACCCATGAAAATTTCCAAAGATTTATATCTGGATGCCCTTCGTTACAAAAACTGGTTATTGTCAACATATTTTCGTTGAGAAAGTCGTTTTTACGCCAAGTTCTCACGGTATCGCTTAATTTCCTTAACCTTGAAACTTTGTATTTGAGATTTGATATTCGCCATCTAGACGTCACTGATAATCCCCCTGTTCGTGATATCTACATCAAATATCTTAATCTTTCCACGCGTGACAATCCTGTCTGTACAATGAATAATATGTTGTTAATGGGAAAGTTTCAAGGTGTCGAAGTTTTGCGACTGTCACCCAATGCTTCCAAG CTATTTCTCCTTACCATACAAAAGTTGAAGCTGTTACAAAATCGATGGAAACGTATAGTTCTTGAATTGGATGACTTCTGTAAAGGCTGCCTCTCAGGCTTTCGTAATTTGGTTAGAAGTTCAAAATACTTGGAAGACATCACTATATACACCACAGAG GATTTTAAAGCCAGAATCGATTTGCAAAAAGACGAAGTTTCTTGTCCTTCTGTGCTGCCACAGGTCAAGACCATTACCGTGCATTGCCATGGGATATGTTGGAAGAATCAGCTTCAACTATTAGAAGTCTTGCTCAAAAGCGCAACTGTCTTGGACGAATTGGTAATCGTCCCCATGAAACATCTATTAGGGGAAGCAGAGGAGCTTGAATTTTTTAAACATGTCTCAAGCTTCGGACtaatcccccttatactaaaagaataa